Proteins from a single region of Caloramator sp. E03:
- a CDS encoding 3-oxoacid CoA-transferase subunit B: MNEKELIAKRVAKELHDGDVVNLGIGLPTMVANYIPEDIDVYLQSENGLIGLGPEPKEEDVDKNLTNAGGQPVTLLKGGMYFDSAMSFAIIRGGHVDVTVLGALQVDEKGNLANWIIPGKLVPGMGGAMDLVTGSKKVIVAMTHTNKGVPKILKECTLPLTAKGRVDMIVTEMGVMKITEKGIMLTEINPEYSIEDVKNATEANLLIADDLKNMEI; this comes from the coding sequence ATGAATGAGAAAGAATTAATTGCAAAAAGGGTAGCTAAAGAACTCCATGATGGAGATGTGGTTAATCTTGGAATAGGTCTTCCTACAATGGTTGCTAATTATATTCCAGAGGATATTGATGTATACCTGCAGTCAGAGAATGGACTTATAGGTTTAGGGCCAGAACCTAAAGAAGAAGATGTTGATAAGAATCTTACAAATGCAGGAGGTCAGCCTGTTACGCTCCTTAAAGGAGGAATGTACTTTGACTCAGCTATGTCCTTTGCTATAATAAGAGGAGGTCATGTGGATGTTACTGTGCTTGGTGCACTTCAAGTAGATGAGAAAGGAAACCTTGCCAATTGGATAATTCCTGGGAAGCTTGTTCCGGGTATGGGAGGAGCTATGGATCTTGTAACAGGTTCAAAGAAGGTAATTGTAGCTATGACTCATACAAACAAAGGCGTTCCCAAGATACTTAAAGAGTGTACACTTCCACTTACAGCAAAGGGAAGAGTAGACATGATTGTAACAGAAATGGGAGTGATGAAGATTACAGAAAAAGGAATAATGCTTACTGAAATAAATCCAGAGTATTCTATAGAAGATGTAAAAAACGCAACAGAAGCAAATCTTTTGATTGCTGATGATTTAAAGAATATGGAAATCTAA
- a CDS encoding sulfurtransferase produces MKNFVNCSWLKDNINNPDLFIIDCRFDLFNPSYGKKAYLEGHIKNAHYIDINEDFCGKKGLHGGARPVADNDVLGKKLSNLGIKMDSTIVLYDDRIYSAPRAWWQLKYMGYERVFVLNGGINEWKNNGLPILTDKPQVRFDGFFKCKINDNMYADINYVKKALEKEDIVIVDSRNEKRYTGDYEPLYHKKGHIPKAINIPWEKSIDDEGKLKDIYILRENFKILENKKEIITYCGSGIEAAINYIILDEIGYNVRLYAGSISDWISYEENELIEGK; encoded by the coding sequence ATGAAAAATTTTGTTAACTGCAGTTGGTTAAAGGATAATATTAATAATCCTGATTTGTTTATTATTGACTGTAGATTTGATTTGTTTAATCCTTCTTATGGGAAGAAGGCATATTTAGAAGGTCACATAAAAAATGCCCATTATATTGATATAAATGAGGACTTTTGTGGGAAAAAAGGACTCCATGGAGGAGCAAGACCTGTTGCTGATAATGATGTTCTTGGTAAAAAGTTATCCAATTTAGGTATAAAAATGGACTCAACAATTGTACTTTATGATGATAGAATATATAGTGCTCCAAGGGCATGGTGGCAGTTAAAGTATATGGGGTATGAAAGAGTATTTGTTTTAAACGGAGGTATTAACGAATGGAAGAACAATGGTTTACCAATTTTAACCGATAAACCTCAAGTAAGATTTGATGGATTTTTTAAATGTAAAATAAATGATAATATGTATGCTGATATTAATTATGTAAAAAAAGCTTTAGAAAAAGAAGATATAGTTATAGTTGACTCAAGAAATGAAAAACGTTATACAGGTGATTATGAACCTTTATATCATAAAAAAGGTCATATACCAAAGGCAATAAATATACCGTGGGAAAAGAGCATTGATGATGAAGGAAAGTTAAAAGATATATACATACTTAGAGAGAATTTTAAAATATTGGAAAACAAAAAGGAGATTATTACTTATTGTGGCTCAGGGATTGAGGCTGCAATAAATTACATTATTCTTGATGAGATAGGATATAATGTAAGGCTTTATGCTGGTAGTATAAGTGATTGGATAAGCTATGAAGAAAATGAACTTATAGAAGGTAAATAA
- a CDS encoding acetyl-CoA C-acetyltransferase: MKKVYIVVAKRTAIGTFLGSLKNESVADMGAAVLKNIIDETKINPEKIDEVVVGNVLQAGQGQGIGRQVAIKAGIPYTVPGYSVNMVCGSGMKALMLGYANIKAELQNLVIAGGAESMSQAPYLAHGVLREGHKMGDFKLTDHLVYDALTDAYNLCHMGVTAENIRRKYNISREAQDEFAVESQRRAIEAIKSGKFKDEIVPYQVNTKKGSFIFDTDEHPREGTTVEALAKLKPAFEKDGTVTAGNSSGINDGAAMIMLASEEIVEKKGLKPLAEVIAIGQGGVDPSIMGLGPTPAIRNALKMANLKLNDIELLELNEAFAVQALGVIRELSNEHGVPEEWIRERTNVNGGAIALGHPVGMSGARIVVTLLHEMIKRGSKLGLASLCIGGGMGTAVVIKNLC, translated from the coding sequence ATGAAAAAAGTATATATAGTAGTAGCAAAGAGAACAGCAATAGGAACTTTTCTTGGAAGTTTAAAGAATGAAAGTGTTGCTGATATGGGCGCTGCTGTTTTAAAAAATATAATTGATGAGACAAAAATTAACCCTGAAAAAATAGATGAAGTTGTTGTTGGAAATGTTTTGCAAGCCGGACAGGGACAAGGTATTGGAAGACAGGTGGCAATAAAGGCTGGAATTCCATATACAGTTCCGGGATATAGTGTAAATATGGTTTGTGGAAGTGGAATGAAAGCTCTTATGTTAGGATATGCAAATATTAAGGCAGAATTGCAGAATCTAGTTATTGCAGGTGGGGCTGAGTCTATGAGTCAGGCACCTTATCTTGCACATGGAGTTTTAAGAGAAGGACACAAAATGGGAGATTTTAAACTGACTGATCATTTGGTTTATGATGCACTGACAGATGCATATAATCTTTGTCACATGGGAGTTACTGCCGAAAATATTAGAAGAAAATACAATATAAGTAGAGAAGCTCAAGATGAATTTGCAGTTGAATCACAAAGAAGAGCTATAGAAGCTATAAAATCAGGGAAATTCAAGGATGAAATAGTACCATACCAGGTAAATACAAAAAAAGGGAGCTTTATATTTGATACTGACGAACATCCGAGGGAAGGAACAACCGTAGAAGCTTTAGCAAAGCTTAAACCAGCCTTTGAAAAAGATGGTACGGTTACAGCAGGAAACTCTTCTGGAATAAACGATGGAGCAGCTATGATTATGCTTGCTTCAGAGGAAATAGTAGAAAAGAAAGGATTAAAGCCTTTAGCTGAAGTTATAGCTATTGGTCAGGGAGGAGTTGATCCAAGCATTATGGGCCTTGGACCAACGCCAGCAATTAGGAATGCTCTTAAAATGGCAAATCTTAAATTGAATGATATAGAGCTTTTAGAGCTTAATGAGGCATTTGCTGTTCAGGCTTTAGGTGTTATAAGAGAGCTTTCAAATGAACATGGTGTACCAGAGGAATGGATTAGGGAGAGAACTAACGTAAACGGTGGAGCTATTGCCCTTGGACATCCTGTTGGAATGAGCGGAGCAAGGATTGTTGTAACATTGCTTCATGAAATGATAAAGAGAGGTTCTAAACTTGGACTTGCTTCTCTTTGTATTGGTGGAGGAATGGGAACTGCTGTGGTAATTAAAAATTTATGCTGA
- a CDS encoding CoA transferase subunit A translates to MKNKIIDRETFRSMLKDDMTIMFGGFMTVGTSDVLIDEILKSGIKGIIAISNDAGYEDKGIGKLIKNGQVKKLYTSHIGLNPLAGKMMSEGTLEIELNPQGTLAERIRSAGAGLGGVLTPTGIGTYIEKGKQIVEVRGKKYILEEPLKADLAIIRGSVVDKLGNVVYAKTARNFNPIMATAADIVVVGADEIVEIGSLDPERIITPHIFVDYIVKEDM, encoded by the coding sequence ATGAAGAATAAAATAATAGATAGAGAAACGTTCAGGTCTATGTTAAAGGATGATATGACGATTATGTTTGGTGGATTTATGACAGTAGGAACATCTGATGTATTAATCGATGAGATATTAAAAAGTGGCATAAAAGGAATTATTGCTATAAGCAATGATGCAGGTTATGAGGATAAGGGTATTGGCAAACTTATAAAGAATGGACAAGTTAAAAAGCTTTATACTTCACACATAGGATTGAATCCTTTGGCAGGAAAGATGATGTCGGAAGGAACTTTAGAAATTGAACTTAATCCACAGGGAACACTTGCAGAGAGAATAAGATCAGCTGGTGCAGGACTTGGTGGAGTATTGACACCTACTGGGATTGGAACATATATAGAAAAAGGAAAGCAAATTGTTGAAGTTCGTGGAAAAAAATATATTTTAGAGGAACCACTCAAAGCTGATTTAGCAATAATAAGGGGTAGTGTTGTAGATAAATTAGGAAATGTTGTTTATGCAAAGACAGCAAGAAACTTCAATCCAATCATGGCAACAGCAGCTGATATTGTTGTTGTTGGAGCTGATGAAATTGTAGAGATAGGTTCATTGGATCCTGAAAGAATCATAACACCTCATATATTTGTAGATTACATTGTAAAGGAGGACATGTAA